The stretch of DNA ctaataaattGTTAATTAGGCAAGTTTGTGggaatattttatctttttatttatcacataTTAAAGAGCCTTACATGCTTATTGACTTAAAACAGTAATAAATGTAtcttaaatagttttaaaagattaaattatatgttatgTGGCTTAAATAATGTACACGTATTGCTAATATTATTGCATGAACTGGTATTAAGAAATTTGTGATTAGAAGTGAAGAAAAAGAGCTTTGGGTCTTACAAGAAATTGGATCGAACCCCACTCTGTCACACTCAACCTTTTGGGCCTTACacgtttttttcctttttgtctCTTCTCATGTTTGTCTTCACCACCGTTAATTCCGTCTCATTTATTTgctgaaatttaattttttccatgagtgttatttttaaattctcaaccatattttacttttcttttttatgttaaaaagatgTGTTTTATgacacattttttgtttttttaagtgTGATGGTTTAGAAACATAAAGTTGTGTTTACTATACGACTTTATGAAACATAAagtcaatttattattttaagtgaaGTGTAATTGAGGTAAttgatataaattaaaagtgaaaaaaatttggtcaaagtaattatattttaaatggaagtataataatgtataatattcATTGTTTATATATGAATAGTTAATatgattatgatttttattttgaaatattttttttttgtttacttgaGATTGGTTCATCAGTCTTGTAATGAATGTGAGAATAGTAGTTGTCCACCGTGATTATTGGTATTGCAAAGTAGAGTTGAGAATGAAATTggaattaatatttgatttgaaaccagatgaaattaaattttataaacttgTAATTGATTTTCAGCATGCATATTTGTAAAcgacaatataaataaacaatagtAATATGAGCAAGAAAGTTGAAGAGtctaaaatttttcaaaaatataccaccaattatttaatttgattattatatcattatttattaactGATTTGAGAATTGTTAACCCTTAAACATAACTCATAATTTTGTGATCAGAATGTCTGCTCCTAGAGATGATAAAAGTCCATACTTGCTAagtaaaatttatgacaaatgAATGTTCTTAATGAATACttataagtaataaatattttttttaattaaatgttagtTAATGGATGGGTACAAATAATCCTAGTATTTAATATGTGGTGGATATTCTCTACTTCTTAATATTTCGttaataaagtttatttaaatattgagaAAATCAAATAGTAACAATAAAGTTAttgatgataaatttattaaatgaaataaattatgtataataataaattattctataCAAATATTAACACTGTTCCTTAAATCGattattcattaaaattgattacttaaacaaatttaaatttatagcTTAAGTTTTTATGTACAGAAATtgttaaaatacattaattaaataattaataaatataaactctTTATTGATTAggtattaattaataatttaacaaaaaaattcttgACCAGTTATAACAACCCAAAAATTCTACAACAAACATTCAATAATACTTAATTATCATATGGTCCTATAATTATATGTGAACTAATTCACATTACAATTCTTAATAACAGAATTAAGTTTTTGTAAACTAAACTttataatagaaattttatttacaGTTTAGCCCTTTATTCAAAACATACAAAGCATATTCATgtgtttttttaaatcttttatagctttttaaaatactaatttcttttatctttatacatacaattttacaaaatatttttttttttacaaaatttaatgtacaaaaaatttaatttgttcaattgtttttaatccattttCTCGGTATTGGCTATCTTAAAGAaagatatttcaaaatacattaaagTAAACACATGTACTTCAAAATATAAGTTaaggatttttattttgaaaaaaaaaaactttaatttatcaTCTCTATAATGTTCCTAAactaatttcttcattttcccaaTCCAGTTCTACACTACTGTCATTATTTTGTTCCAAATTCTATTCTCATAAAATTTCCCAATCCAACTCTACCGCTACTATCATTATTTAGTTCCAATTTCTATTCTCATAAATTTTCCCAATTCAGCTCTATGGCTACTATCATTGTTCCAATTTCtattcctatatatatatatatatatatatatatatatatatatatatatatatatatataaataaaggaaGAGACCAATGATCAATGTAGAAGTATCATAACACATATAGATCCTTGTTTTCAGAAGATTAGTGTATTGAAATGTGAGACTTTGCACctgttatgtttttctttttctcctcttCCTCAACAACAATAACTCAAGTGAAACAATCATATAAGTTATCTAGTACTAACAAGGTTAACTTCACTAGTTCCATGAGTATGATCCTCTTTCATATCATACCCTCTGTCATGTGAAGGCTCCTTTGACTCTCACCACCTAGTTATCTACTATATATGAGTCACATACCAGTAGAGTCATTATAGTCTCACCTCCCATGTTTGCTTCAGTACACTTAAACTAATCTTAGATTAGCATTTTCTCTTGGAAATAACTAATTTGAACATCCTAACACTAGAACATTCACACTTAGTCATGCATTGtcaaaaaaatgataaacaatcataattataaagATAACATATAATGAAAGtcatttaaaaacatataaactaTCTCTAGTATGGAAAATATCAGAGTTACCGTTCAACACCAAAGAACCACCGTCCAATGCTACAAAATCAAAGACTCAATGTTTGCCAAAATACGTAGTGCTGCCCAGCAGTAGTAGTTGTCGCCCAACCGCAATGCAACATGCATATTTGTTTAATGCAATTTGTGCATTTTATCAACATCCTAAACCCTCCACTTTTTAATTCACATGTTATAACACTTCACATACACATACTAcattcatataaatacaagcaACATACCACATTCAAATAATACCTTAATCAAAGCATTCAACTGTGTCTACTATTTTCATCTCACAAGAATTAAGAGTGTAAGTATGTCCCTAATTGATTTGTTAGTCAAACATATTCTAAAGATCTAAATACAACATCCAAGATATtttcatcattcaaatataaGTAATAACATCATCAAAGGCACACACATTCATTCCATCTCTTATTGGTAACATTTTTTAGTCACAACTAATCTCTCAATTTCAATAGATTCCCTACTACCAAAATCTATACTTCCACatgttaaattaataacattttctCAAGTTTCCATAATTATctattcataaaaatatcacCATGACTAAcactattcaacaaaataagaCATTTCACGTAAGATTctcaatttaacataattattacCGTCAcctatttatatcataatttgtaccaatttagaaatcattttagttatcaataattttaagtttataaattaatatttaaattgattattataataattaattattttttattactaaaattagttataataagatattttattatagtaaataGTTTATACTCATGTTTTTTAATTGAAGTGAAATGTGGCTTTTCTCTTTGATAGAAGATGAAGGTTGGATATGAAGataattaaagagaaaaagaaggaacGTAACTTTACGAAAGATAAAGATGAGCACTAGGAATCAAAATCATAGGATTCCAAATTCCTCCCAAATTGAAAAACACTTAGTGGAATCTGTGTATATACTTTCAACTAAACTTCCAAAGAGgccatattttaatataatgataaattaatttgatactcCAAGCTTGGAGACCAAATAGTGGTATCCACATTACTCCACTAGGCATCCAACTTTTTCAATTTCCCCTAATTAATGCTCATTTtaccccttttttttttttttaaacttcacTAATTCAGAATTGAAGATAACAAATGCGAGGAAAAGCATAGTGCCTAACTATTAATTGCCTTTACCCATTTTATTCTACTCTAACTTTAACATTGTAGACAACATACTTTATGAAACTCACTAATCAAACTTATAAGAGTAGCTTTCTAATTTCATCGCTGGATTCATTCAtttcaaaacaatatatataaaaatagagtTAAAAATTAGTGTTAGTGGTGATTAAAGAGAATAAAAGCgaactatattaaaattatacacTAAGATAAGCTTCTCTAATCTATACCTTAATGACCTCTAATAGTTTTAGacattaaaattatacttaagttaacaatattattttaaccttCAAAATTATTGGTTGAAATACACCATTAATAAGACTAATTTATGTGACAAAATTGTACATAtcggaaaaattaaatatgaactCTCCGATACAAAATATATGatttcactactaaaaaaattcatattttctttcaattttgttttgaaatattttttgttgaaaatgcTTACAagttttgttgtaaaaaaaaattgcaagaaattactacaaattttcttgcaaaatattttgtataaaacacttttcgctaCAAAtattgtaagaaatacttacaaattttataattttgtaggaaatgattacccacgaaaaaattatctgtcaattaaaatttttagaaaaaagtcttttcttacaattttttttaacaaatttacaaaaaatatttcatataatatgagaatttctattaatatttattagtgaaataaaatttctttctaACGATATTCATATAATTATCATGAACTTGTTGATATACATTAAAACTAATATCCTTAAGTAAGATTTTGAATATTAAAGGGAAAGACTCCTCCTATATTATTCAACAATAAGTTTTAGTTAAACACATTTAAGTTGATTCATTGAATTTAAAGGATTCAACACTAGAAATATTCACtccaataattttgttattttttcttcctAAGTTATATTACATACATATGAAGTTGACATAggtaaattttgaaatggttTATATATGATTGAAGTGTAGGTTTGTTTTGTCCATTAGCAAGCTGCACATTTGACAGAAAGTTGAAGGTACAAAATTTTCAAGCCCAAAGAGCAAGAATAGACATTGCAGCAGAACCAAGGGTCAAAGCAAGAAAAGATATTTTCTTCAACCGAGGAGTAGAGTTCATAAGCTTGTTGTGAAAAAAGTCAACTGCTATGAGATCAACAAGGGCCATGTAAATTAGTATTCCTGATGAAACTGAACCCAGTAACCCTTCCAGGATTAAGGCATTTGGATTGCTATCATCGTACCCTGTCAGAGAGAACAATGCCATCCCCAACATTATCCCCATTGGTGTTGTCACTGCAAACATCATGCACATGTATGCTGTTGTTCCAAAGCTAAATCCTGCCTGTAACAATCATCATACAACTTTCCACAATTCTTAAAAACTTACAAAGAATAATACAATTACTTAACATTAAACAGTACAGAAttcaataaaatgaattaattggaatacacttacattttttttttatatttatggagTAATAAATTAGCATGTGCAGAATAATAAGTTGTTACCTTTGATATagtttcatgttttaaaaagtCATATCACATTTCAATTGGctaataatataacatttttttcttaattactttattttgggAAAACTTTAACACATACCTGAGAGGTGGAGGGTAATTGGTGCTACTGTTTAATTAATTACGAAAGAATATCAAACATTAATAGTTATCATGATTAAAAAGGCATTAATACTTTATTCTGATCAAAATGACTTTGTGAACACTTGAAACATTGTTATTGATTGGGGAGTGAGAGAGATAAAGAAGCaatagaatatttatttattatgttttttattattatcatagcAGTCACAGGGTGAAACTATGATCTCACAAACATCTCACGGTTTCCAATTCGTGACCGCACAAGCCACACAAACAcatgtaataaattaattaaaatattcctcCATTGCCTCTTTTCTAAATACACATTTTAACTTTGCAAAATCctatttaactcttttttaacTATACCCATGCTTGAATTAATGGATAAGATAATCTGGAGAGgtcattaataataaattaaaaataaataaaaggaacacAATATATACTCTTATGTTTTCAATTCTATAAATAACACTAAAATGGCCTGAATACAAATCCATACTTATCCACAAAAATTACTGAAAAATCAGTCACACGTAATGTTAATTTGGGAAGTTAGGGTCTTTATCCCAATAATTTTAGATGATGATTTACAATTATAACCTTTAAACACTCTAAGCCCCGTTAATTACCAGAAAGGGGAAACTAATAATATAACACAGATTTCAGACaacaaatgaacaaaaaaaaagtagaaataaaaatgtgtttttttataaacaatgtTTTAGAAACTCCCATAAACGCGACACCTGTTACACTATTTTCCTTCATAAAAAACAGGTATGAAGATATAAATTTtgacaagaaaaaaatgtagaagTCAATAAATATAATCCAGTTCAAAATTTTCCAatgttcaaattttaattattataattataatcaacAGATTATTTAAGAACCtgcaattatttattaatttattttcagaaaCCTAATTAAAAACATAGTGATTGGAACAAAATCTAATAAGAAAGATTTAAGAAAAGTAatggaagaagagaaagaacctGAGCGACGCAACCACCGAGACCCATGCCTTCAAATATTTGATGAAATGCCAAAGCGGCAACGAGAGGTCGAATAGTGCAAACGTTCTGAGACATTCCCATGGTAACTCCGATAATCACAGAGTGAAAAATAATCCCAATCTCAAGCACCTGCGAAACCAGCCTCTGTTTCAGTCTCACCAATTCTTCACCTCTTTCACCGTCGCCGCCGGAGCCATGGCACCCACCGCCGAGCTCCAACTCCTTCTCCTGCGCCACCACCGGCGCGTACTGCGCGTGCTCCACGTGCGAGCTCGCCGCAAGGTCCACCAGGAGCGCCAGAAGAGCGCCCACAAGCGTCACGAGCCCCGCGAAGGGGAAGTCCTTCCAGGGATGGCGCGACGCCACCTGGCAGTCGGCGAGTGCGGCGTACGCGTCTGGGAGCACGTGGACCAGCGAGGTGGAGAGAATCACCCCTGCCGCGAAACACTTGATCACGACTATGGCCTTGTCGTAGAGCGGCTTCCCGCGGAAGATCCCGGCCAGGAGCACCGGCGACGACATCCCCGCCACGCTCGTCAGGAAGATAACGAAGATTGAGACCACTTTGAGATGCGCCGCCGCCACACCGTCCCTACACGCCGCCGTTCGAGCCAAGTCCGTGACGCACGCCGACGACGCCATGCAcgaaggaagagagagaaaggttaaagaaaaagaaaggtgtggggatgaagaaaaagagagtttTGAAGAAATGAAGTTGGAAGAATCAGAAGAGAGAGTGATAAATGGTGTGGTGTGGACCAGCCTCTGGTGGGGTTCGATTTGTCATGGAATGACTCATTTTTTCACagtttcttcttttccttccaATTTTTATCACTCACGCTTTCTTCCTCTTTCAGATGAATTTCCATTtctatattcaaaataaataataatattttcccttattttttataaatgaaacaaCCAAAATATGTGTGCATTTGGTTGCTTATGTTTGCagttaatgtttaatttaattattgaaaaatactaTTTCAATTAGTAATAGAAAAAGTGTAATTAATTTCACACCTCGAGTTATAAATATATGACGGGTTTATCAGTAATTTGCTCCATTCCCATGTGGGTGTCATTAAATCAATATCCATATATTTAATGAACTTTTTTTGTAaccacaaatatttataaataattgtcattttatatacaaatgaaGAATAATACGGTTAAATTCATTGACTTTCTTCGCCTTTTTAGAACATAAGTATTGAAAAActtctttaataattttgaggttttatttataattaaaatcatttacaaattttaaattgtttttatcagTAAACTCATGTCTCAATGATATGcagcagagaaaaaaaaaacttattgtaTCAATAATAGACATGTACGGAACCAACCTCCATAATTTGGATCTGTAGTGTATGTATAAAatgaagtataaaatattttaccttccaatgttataaaatattgatatcaATGCAcaataatcataatcataaacttgtaaggaaaaaaaataaacttattataaCTATGCTTGAAAAGTGGAGTTTAATACTCATTAAAGGACATGTGTTCTTCAAATTGGGTAGATacattattcatatattaacGAGTATATAGTACAAAATatccaatttatttatttattgtttacaaCTTATAATTAGATTTATGGAAAGTCAGAAATATATTATAGAGCCTTCTAGTCAATATGTCAATAAGTATggtagtttttattttcttattacgTTTATGTTTATGCATATACCCTGTTGCTCCGAGATATAATTAAGTATATACTAACACAAAACTAGTTTTTgacatgttatttttaaatttagacgTTAGAGAAAATTTTGACGTCTTATTTAGAGGTGTCAAATTAATGTCAAAGTTAAAAACAAACATTCAAGAACGTATATCAAGTAAGAGTTCAATTACTCAACGATGGATATCACAATATTCTAATAATTGGTgtcatttcaaattaaaattggacaacatttGAATTCTATTAGTATATTACcaaatgttaaatttttcttttttctaaatttttgtttgtatttataCTTTACCCAAACctaaaaagcaaaaaaatattCCAGCACAATTTACACTTTTATGTTTAGTAAAGTCTCGATTTCACTATTACGTACATCAAGTTTACACCAATATGGAAGATTAAAGAATATTAATCGTTTCTTCCAGATGTTTTACTCAATGATCATCTTCTTTTGATGTTTTTCGAACACAATGTCATTGTTTTTCACCTAGTTATATACTCCTTGACCATTGAGGGGTCTCGACACAACTTCATCCTCAGGATTttcattaaatgttttttcattCTACGGTAAGGATGATTTCGAGAAAGGAATTTTTGATGTCTTGTATAcacaattttttaatcataCTTCAATTGAATATAACTCATATTTTCTTCACAAATGGGACATGCAAAATGACCTTTAACATTGTAACCACTCAAGTTTTCATACACTAGGAAATCATTTAttgtgcaaaataacattgcacgCAAACAAAAAGTTTCTTAACAATATGAATCGAATGCATCGACACTTTCTTCCCACAATAGTTTCAAATCATCGATCAATGGCTTCAGGTACACATCAATGTCATTTCTAGGTTGTCTAGGACCCTATCATTAtagaaaacatataaattttctcttcatgcacaACAAAAATGAGAGATTGTAAATCATCAACAAAATTGGCCATGAACTATATTTGATACTTAAGTTCTTATAAGGATTCATGCCATCTATAGCAAGTCCAAGTCTTAAATTTCTTGGCTATACATCAAATTCTGAAATGTTTCATCAATAACTTTCCATTATAGAGAATTAATTGGGTGTCGAAGAATATTATCACACTTTCTTCCATCAACGTGTCATTTCAAGTTCTTCGCATCTTCTTTAATGACAAACATAAATGTTGGcaagagtcaaaaggcaaaaggcaagagtcaaaaggcaaaaGGCAAAAGGCAAAAGGCAAAAGGCAATAGTTGTTTATGTCTTGTAAtttgtgtatgttatttaaaatagttaaattagtaagtaaagagtcaaaaggcaaaaCTCAAGCAGTAGAGTACTGAGACAGTTTATTTTTGCAAAACTCattgaaataatcaattatcactattgataatagattatcacttGCTGACAATAGATTATCATAACGAGAAAAATGTTCAGAAAAAatttgtgataatcgattatttgtgGTAGTGACTTACCTTTtcatattttaacctaatttctaaataggcttctataaataaagtggTAGGCTTTCATTTGGAGATATAGAAGTTAGAGAAGTTTGAGTACTTGAGACCTCTCTCTGGGAAGGTTTTGAAAAATCtggtgtgggtagagcgataactttcataaAGTGGaatcttgagtgattgagtgcttttgttgttgctaggagaagTAGGTTGTCATTTGTGtaattcaaaggaggtgttcattctttgtgtgattcaacGAAGGTGTTTCTTCatcttttgtgtgattcaagagaggtgttcatcccttgtggatttcaagggaggtgtttTCATCTCTTATGGTTTCAatagaggtgttttctaaacctcAAATTCTCTTATATGTTATTGTAGTTGTGATTTAGTTTACTGATTGActtaatatcattttagagAGATTAACAAATGGGTGTAGGGTCTTTTAATCTGAAGCAATATATAccttgtgcaattttctctttcgta from Vigna unguiculata cultivar IT97K-499-35 chromosome 8, ASM411807v1, whole genome shotgun sequence encodes:
- the LOC114193018 gene encoding zinc transporter 6, chloroplastic-like, producing the protein MASSACVTDLARTAACRDGVAAAHLKVVSIFVIFLTSVAGMSSPVLLAGIFRGKPLYDKAIVVIKCFAAGVILSTSLVHVLPDAYAALADCQVASRHPWKDFPFAGLVTLVGALLALLVDLAASSHVEHAQYAPVVAQEKELELGGGCHGSGGDGERGEELVRLKQRLVSQVLEIGIIFHSVIIGVTMGMSQNVCTIRPLVAALAFHQIFEGMGLGGCVAQAGFSFGTTAYMCMMFAVTTPMGIMLGMALFSLTGYDDSNPNALILEGLLGSVSSGILIYMALVDLIAVDFFHNKLMNSTPRLKKISFLALTLGSAAMSILALWA